One segment of Rubripirellula amarantea DNA contains the following:
- a CDS encoding exodeoxyribonuclease III has translation MTSWNVNGIRAAMDKGFRDYVESDRPDVLCLQEVKAERDQVDLSWADELGYHQVWNSAQKKGYSGTSVWSLAKPTKHQLGLGIDDHDSEGRVITVTFDDFHLVNVYTPNSQRGLTRLEYRQVWDQVFLDHLLKLNRRKPVIFCGDLNCSHQEIDLANPKSNKKNAGFTIEERSGLDAVVNAGFVDSFRHFEDGPGHYTWWTYRSDARARNIGWRLDYFWVAKRFMSQVTSAKIRCDVHGSDHCPVELFVGRP, from the coding sequence TTGACTTCATGGAATGTCAACGGAATCCGTGCTGCGATGGACAAGGGGTTTCGCGACTACGTGGAATCCGATCGGCCCGATGTGCTGTGTTTGCAAGAAGTCAAAGCGGAACGGGACCAAGTGGATTTGTCATGGGCAGATGAACTTGGCTACCACCAAGTTTGGAACAGTGCCCAAAAGAAAGGCTACAGCGGCACGTCCGTATGGTCTTTGGCAAAACCTACGAAACATCAATTGGGATTGGGGATCGACGACCACGATTCCGAAGGCCGCGTGATCACCGTCACCTTTGATGACTTTCACTTAGTGAATGTCTACACGCCAAATTCACAGCGAGGTTTGACGCGCCTGGAATACCGCCAGGTTTGGGATCAAGTATTCCTTGATCACTTGCTAAAGCTCAACCGTCGTAAGCCAGTGATTTTTTGTGGCGACTTGAATTGTTCGCATCAGGAAATTGATCTAGCGAATCCCAAGTCCAACAAGAAGAACGCTGGCTTTACGATCGAGGAACGGTCCGGACTCGATGCCGTTGTAAACGCCGGATTCGTGGATTCATTTCGCCACTTTGAAGACGGCCCAGGCCACTACACGTGGTGGACCTATCGCAGCGACGCCAGAGCCAGGAATATTGGTTGGCGTTTGGACTACTTTTGGGTCGCCAAAAGATTCATGTCGCAGGTGACATCTGCAAAGATACGATGCGACGTCCACGGTTCAGATCACTGCCCCGTGGAATTATTTGTCGGTCGACCCTGA
- the folP gene encoding dihydropteroate synthase, whose product MPTAPRWTLKTRSLEFARAPLVMGILNVTPDSFSDGGKHLALATAVESALQMQADGAAIIDIGGESTRPYSDPVGVEEELSRVIPVIEQLKGRLKIPISIDTSKAEVARQALAEGAEIINDVTGLEGDPAMIKVASQSKAGVCVMHMQGTPQTMQDRPSYDDVAKDVYRYLKQRKEYCLDAGIDENRICLDPGIGFGKTHEQNLELLRHMPDFLDLGSPILIGHSRKGFIAKVIGDSTQDRMAGTLGVTLAAAVAGMHVVRVHDVLESVQAIKLFETAGGFTFATQT is encoded by the coding sequence ATGCCAACCGCTCCTCGCTGGACGCTTAAAACTCGATCGCTTGAGTTTGCTCGTGCTCCCTTGGTCATGGGAATATTGAATGTCACTCCTGATAGTTTTTCCGATGGTGGGAAGCACCTTGCTTTGGCGACGGCAGTGGAGTCGGCGTTACAGATGCAAGCCGATGGAGCAGCGATCATTGATATTGGTGGCGAAAGCACGCGCCCCTATAGCGATCCGGTTGGCGTTGAAGAAGAACTGTCGCGAGTCATTCCGGTCATTGAACAACTCAAAGGCCGGCTGAAAATTCCCATCAGCATAGATACCAGCAAAGCCGAAGTTGCACGACAGGCGTTGGCTGAAGGTGCCGAGATCATCAACGATGTCACCGGACTTGAAGGCGACCCGGCTATGATCAAGGTCGCCAGCCAAAGCAAAGCCGGAGTCTGCGTGATGCACATGCAAGGCACACCGCAAACGATGCAGGACCGGCCTTCCTATGATGATGTGGCCAAGGATGTCTACCGGTATCTCAAGCAACGCAAAGAGTATTGTCTCGATGCTGGCATTGATGAGAATCGCATTTGCCTGGATCCAGGCATTGGATTCGGAAAAACGCATGAGCAGAACCTAGAACTGCTTCGGCACATGCCGGATTTCTTAGACCTGGGTTCTCCCATCTTGATCGGACATTCACGAAAGGGCTTCATCGCCAAAGTAATCGGCGACTCGACCCAGGACCGCATGGCGGGAACCCTGGGCGTAACCCTGGCTGCGGCAGTAGCCGGAATGCACGTTGTCCGAGTTCACGATGTACTTGAAAGCGTGCAAGCAATCAAGCTCTTTGAGACCGCTGGCGGCTTCACGTTCGCAACGCAAACATGA
- the acnA gene encoding aconitate hydratase AcnA → MTFDPFGVRDSFETGNGAATIYRLSKLEDAGLGEVSKLPFSIRVLLEAVLRNCDDFSVRQDDVKNLAAWNAKDVAKDEVPFKPYRVVLQDFTGVPAVVDLAAMRSAMQRIGGDPEKINPLIPVDLVIDHSVQVDFFGTEASLSKNVEVEFQRNRERYEFLRWGQQAFDNFSVVPPNVGIVHQVNLEYLARVVAIKDTPDGPVALPDTLVGTDSHTTMINGLGVLGWGVGGIEAEANMLGQPLYMLMPEVVGFELTGVLPSGATATDMVLRVVEILREEGVVGKFVEFFGTGMNKMSVADRATIANMAPEYGATMGFFPVDGVTLDYLRQTGRSEKQVQLVERYSKEQGLFRTDDGPKLNYTKTLSLDLGTVEPSLAGPKRPQDRIPLTQMKRSFNESLTAPVGKSGFGLDKSDLGKVAEVKTESKTSEISHGAVVIAAITSCTNTSNPSVMIGAGLLAKKAVEKGLTVPTHVKTSLAPGSRVVTDYLDRAGLTDSLNQLGFNTVGYGCTTCIGNSGPLPAEVAVAIKSGDLVASAVLSGNRNFEGRVNPLTKANYLASPPLVVAYALAGTTDLDLHTEPLGQDQNGNDVYLKDIWPTPEEIRETIATSIKPEMFVDQYAAGVSGNELWNAIEVAGGAIYPWNDESTYIQHPPFLDCVSGQDVPDIAPIKGAKVLALLGDSVTTDHISPAGAIASDGPAGKYLQQNGVDIRDFNSFGSRRGNDRVMVRGTFANIRIRNQMAPGTEGGVTRYLPTGEVMSIYDASMKYQADNIPLVVLAGAEYGTGSSRDWAAKGTLLLGVKAVIASSYERIHRSNLVGMGVLPLEFADGATWQSLGLTGDEQIDIVDLSNDLQPRSTITVKATSPDGSEKSFPCVVRIDTPVEMQYYQNGGILQTVLRSLSKPS, encoded by the coding sequence GTGACCTTCGACCCCTTTGGCGTAAGAGACTCGTTTGAAACCGGAAACGGTGCCGCAACGATCTATCGACTTAGCAAACTGGAAGATGCGGGACTGGGTGAAGTCAGCAAGTTGCCGTTTTCGATACGAGTCTTGCTTGAGGCCGTGCTTCGCAACTGCGACGATTTTTCCGTTCGCCAAGACGACGTTAAAAACTTGGCAGCATGGAATGCAAAGGACGTTGCCAAAGACGAAGTACCGTTCAAGCCCTACCGCGTTGTGCTTCAAGACTTCACCGGCGTTCCCGCCGTCGTGGATCTCGCTGCAATGCGTAGTGCGATGCAGCGAATCGGCGGTGATCCCGAGAAAATCAATCCGTTGATCCCCGTTGATCTCGTGATTGACCACAGCGTGCAAGTGGATTTCTTTGGAACCGAAGCATCTCTTTCGAAGAATGTCGAAGTTGAATTTCAACGCAATCGCGAGCGTTATGAGTTCCTGCGTTGGGGACAGCAAGCCTTTGATAACTTCAGCGTCGTCCCACCCAACGTGGGAATCGTTCACCAAGTCAATCTTGAATACCTCGCTCGCGTTGTCGCGATCAAAGACACACCAGACGGCCCGGTCGCGCTACCCGACACACTGGTGGGCACCGACTCACACACGACCATGATCAACGGACTCGGTGTGTTGGGCTGGGGCGTTGGGGGAATCGAAGCTGAAGCCAACATGCTCGGCCAACCTTTGTACATGTTGATGCCAGAAGTCGTGGGCTTTGAGCTTACGGGCGTACTGCCATCGGGCGCGACCGCGACTGACATGGTCCTTCGAGTCGTTGAAATTTTGCGAGAAGAAGGCGTTGTTGGAAAATTTGTCGAGTTCTTCGGTACCGGCATGAACAAGATGAGCGTTGCCGACCGTGCAACGATCGCCAACATGGCACCCGAGTACGGGGCAACCATGGGATTCTTTCCCGTCGATGGCGTGACGTTGGATTACCTACGTCAAACCGGACGCTCAGAGAAACAAGTTCAACTCGTCGAGCGTTATTCAAAGGAACAAGGCTTGTTCCGCACCGACGATGGGCCAAAGCTCAACTACACCAAGACTCTTTCACTTGACCTGGGCACGGTCGAACCATCGCTCGCGGGACCCAAGCGACCGCAAGACCGCATTCCGCTAACCCAAATGAAGCGATCGTTCAACGAATCGCTCACCGCACCTGTGGGCAAGTCGGGCTTCGGGCTCGACAAGAGCGATTTGGGCAAAGTGGCCGAAGTTAAAACCGAAAGCAAGACCAGCGAAATTTCGCATGGGGCGGTCGTGATCGCAGCGATCACATCCTGCACCAACACCAGCAACCCATCGGTCATGATCGGCGCTGGCCTGCTTGCTAAGAAAGCGGTTGAGAAAGGACTGACTGTCCCCACGCACGTTAAGACTTCGCTCGCACCGGGTTCTCGAGTCGTGACCGACTACTTGGATCGCGCCGGCTTGACGGACAGCCTCAACCAACTTGGTTTTAACACCGTTGGTTATGGCTGCACGACATGCATCGGTAACTCAGGCCCTCTGCCAGCCGAAGTTGCCGTCGCAATCAAGAGTGGCGATTTGGTGGCGTCGGCTGTCCTGAGCGGGAACCGCAACTTCGAAGGACGGGTCAATCCGTTGACCAAGGCAAACTACTTGGCCAGCCCACCGTTGGTCGTCGCCTATGCTCTTGCGGGCACGACGGACTTGGATCTGCACACCGAACCGCTTGGTCAAGACCAAAACGGTAACGATGTTTACTTGAAAGACATCTGGCCGACTCCCGAAGAGATCCGCGAAACGATCGCGACCTCGATCAAACCTGAAATGTTTGTCGACCAGTACGCCGCCGGTGTTTCCGGGAATGAACTTTGGAATGCAATCGAGGTTGCGGGCGGGGCAATTTATCCGTGGAACGACGAGAGCACCTACATTCAACACCCGCCGTTCCTGGATTGCGTGTCCGGACAAGACGTGCCCGACATTGCTCCGATCAAAGGTGCAAAAGTCCTCGCACTTCTGGGTGACTCGGTGACGACAGACCACATTTCGCCTGCCGGTGCGATCGCCTCGGACGGCCCCGCAGGAAAGTACCTGCAACAAAACGGTGTCGACATCCGAGATTTCAACAGCTTTGGATCTCGTCGCGGCAATGACCGAGTGATGGTCCGCGGCACGTTCGCCAACATTCGCATTCGCAACCAAATGGCACCGGGCACCGAAGGTGGCGTGACTCGCTACCTACCGACGGGTGAAGTCATGAGCATCTACGATGCATCCATGAAATACCAAGCCGATAATATTCCTCTGGTCGTTTTGGCTGGGGCCGAATACGGCACCGGATCGAGTCGCGACTGGGCCGCGAAGGGTACGCTGCTATTGGGAGTGAAGGCCGTGATCGCGTCGAGCTACGAACGCATCCACCGCAGTAACCTTGTTGGCATGGGCGTTTTGCCACTTGAATTTGCCGATGGAGCGACTTGGCAATCACTCGGCCTGACCGGCGACGAACAAATCGACATTGTTGATCTATCCAATGACCTGCAACCTCGGTCAACGATCACCGTCAAAGCTACATCGCCTGATGGATCCGAAAAATCGTTCCCCTGTGTCGTGCGAATTGATACACCAGTGGAGATGCAGTACTACCAAAATGGTGGCATTCTGCAGACGGTATTACGATCCTTGTCCAAACCTTCGTAG
- a CDS encoding glycosyltransferase family 4 protein gives MAADLTSDQMRIDRNDYPPNSHSTIHSMRIDFVITELNVGGAERCLTEVAIAMSVAGNRVRVFSIGPLPVGNQSQLLERLQENGIEVQSGNASSSRQMWSASRRLANFFEESVPDVCQTFLFHANVLGSWVARRCGVPTIIGGVRVAEANCLRCYVEAKAMRHMKQVVCVSQAVADFSHVYLGCTDEQTRVIPNGVDVQRFASGDVFDVTSLDWPANAQLILFVGRMHPQKGIDLLQRQFETFISTNHRESDQCDRRLLMIGSGPLADEVDAWCHRIGQNLAKRLPWQSDIAPMMRRCQLLLLPSRYEGMPNVVMEAMAAARPVVCSQVEGIAELLSNDPRQTFPIGDENQMALLVNEILSNPTLAQSLGESNQATVQSKFSIDAMADAFQSLYREFERRDE, from the coding sequence ATGGCCGCCGATCTAACATCGGACCAAATGCGTATCGATCGTAACGATTATCCGCCAAACTCTCACTCAACAATCCACTCGATGCGAATTGACTTTGTCATAACCGAATTGAACGTGGGTGGCGCTGAAAGATGCCTAACCGAAGTTGCGATTGCGATGTCAGTCGCTGGCAATCGTGTGCGAGTATTTTCGATTGGCCCCCTGCCCGTTGGCAATCAATCGCAGTTGCTCGAACGGCTGCAAGAAAACGGGATCGAAGTTCAATCGGGAAACGCGAGCTCTTCGCGGCAAATGTGGTCGGCATCTCGCAGGCTGGCAAACTTTTTTGAAGAGTCAGTTCCTGATGTTTGCCAGACTTTTCTGTTTCACGCAAACGTCTTGGGCAGTTGGGTCGCCCGTCGCTGCGGCGTCCCCACAATCATCGGGGGCGTGCGAGTCGCCGAGGCAAATTGTCTACGGTGCTACGTCGAAGCCAAAGCGATGCGTCACATGAAGCAAGTCGTCTGCGTCAGCCAAGCCGTCGCGGATTTTTCGCACGTTTACCTCGGGTGCACCGATGAGCAAACACGAGTGATTCCCAACGGTGTCGACGTTCAGCGATTCGCAAGTGGCGACGTCTTTGACGTCACAAGTCTGGATTGGCCTGCAAACGCGCAGCTCATTTTGTTCGTGGGACGCATGCATCCGCAGAAAGGCATCGACTTGCTTCAGCGACAATTCGAAACTTTCATTTCGACGAATCATCGCGAGAGCGATCAATGCGACCGACGTCTGCTGATGATTGGAAGCGGACCGCTTGCCGACGAAGTGGATGCTTGGTGTCATCGCATCGGTCAAAACCTAGCAAAGCGATTGCCATGGCAATCGGACATCGCGCCCATGATGCGTCGATGCCAGTTGCTGTTGCTTCCCAGTCGATACGAGGGCATGCCCAACGTGGTTATGGAAGCCATGGCGGCCGCTCGACCGGTCGTTTGTTCGCAGGTCGAAGGGATTGCGGAACTGCTTTCCAACGACCCACGCCAAACATTTCCTATCGGCGACGAAAATCAGATGGCATTGCTCGTCAACGAAATCCTCAGCAACCCAACGCTCGCCCAATCACTGGGCGAATCAAATCAAGCTACGGTACAAAGCAAGTTTTCGATTGACGCGATGGCTGATGCTTTTCAGTCGCTTTATCGTGAATTTGAACGACGCGACGAGTAG
- a CDS encoding chromosomal replication initiator protein DnaA, with translation MKRQLLLAAIAGSFALANPSSLLAADCGCEVECGCEAISSGCGCEIETPACGCEMEMPTCGSEISTCDGGCGTPSKHNPIYRSLDAVAGGIEKLFGLDKRHKGCDESYCDAMMMGEVMMPMPQSGTIYASPTPAPSPIHHGHSHAAPMSPPLPPAEVPSTGSIEVQPKGPRQWQSSPMSKARLVPTPSQGQHLGRPQASRQPIVDPTPATQSRSHQWPALTDQPESRSSIGSGVASPVPEPMSDTPQPRRDAAPETSDEGESLFDALSNPFSDDEVHVRRYQAVRPSNYQSSRPVPSPSTDDRQQELSKSYRQSSRRSANPSPSQSAPLTANGYSSRRSNSR, from the coding sequence GTGAAACGCCAACTTCTGCTCGCCGCCATTGCCGGATCCTTCGCCCTTGCAAATCCGAGCTCATTGCTCGCGGCTGACTGTGGATGCGAAGTCGAGTGTGGCTGCGAAGCGATCAGCAGTGGTTGCGGCTGCGAGATCGAGACGCCAGCGTGCGGTTGCGAAATGGAGATGCCCACGTGCGGCAGCGAAATTTCCACTTGCGACGGTGGCTGCGGAACTCCCAGCAAGCACAACCCGATCTACCGTTCGCTTGATGCGGTGGCCGGAGGAATCGAGAAACTTTTCGGTCTCGATAAACGCCACAAGGGATGCGACGAATCGTATTGCGACGCGATGATGATGGGCGAAGTCATGATGCCGATGCCGCAAAGTGGCACGATCTACGCATCGCCAACGCCGGCACCATCGCCGATTCATCACGGCCATTCGCATGCTGCACCGATGTCACCTCCGCTGCCCCCGGCGGAAGTTCCGTCGACGGGCTCGATCGAGGTTCAACCCAAAGGACCAAGGCAGTGGCAATCAAGCCCGATGTCCAAAGCTCGATTGGTTCCCACACCTTCGCAAGGTCAGCACCTAGGTCGGCCCCAAGCCAGTCGTCAACCGATCGTTGACCCCACGCCGGCGACGCAGTCGCGCTCTCACCAGTGGCCTGCGCTAACGGACCAACCAGAGAGCCGATCGAGCATTGGATCCGGAGTTGCTTCCCCAGTACCCGAACCAATGAGCGATACGCCGCAGCCGCGACGTGACGCTGCCCCGGAGACGAGCGACGAAGGTGAATCGCTGTTCGATGCGTTGTCAAATCCTTTTTCGGACGATGAGGTTCACGTTCGTCGCTATCAAGCCGTTCGTCCAAGCAACTACCAATCCAGTCGCCCCGTACCGAGTCCGTCGACGGATGATCGCCAACAGGAGTTGTCCAAGAGCTATCGCCAGTCGAGCCGCCGCAGCGCAAATCCATCGCCAAGCCAGTCGGCTCCGTTGACTGCTAACGGCTACTCGTCGCGTCGTTCAAATTCACGATAA